One genomic window of Cydia pomonella isolate Wapato2018A chromosome 6, ilCydPomo1, whole genome shotgun sequence includes the following:
- the LOC133518787 gene encoding uncharacterized protein LOC133518787: MWRLCLLALIATASAQIPSLGWCPDYQPMANFNMNRFLGTWYEAERYFTVSELGSRCVTTKYEQTPEGRILVSNEITNSLTGMKRVMDGHLQVIGREGEGRIIVKYSSLPVPFDNEFSILDTDYDNYAVMWSCSGIGPVHTQNAWVLTRDRLANMQVMQSAYGVLDRFKISRAFFLKTNQADCNVLPDPAADPIAAKSAVVDVVAKNVPEIAEKIEHIVEMSVIRQIAVFLCGFVMLRMCEAQVPFLGTCPDVGVMADFNPSRYLGKWYEAERYFAVFQLGGRCVTADYNEKDNGVIGVVNKQLSSLTGIMSEIQGEAHQVSRSDEGKLSVRFPSLPFVFSAPYWVVDSDYDNYAVVWGCNDFGVFHTRNAWILTRSRNPELSVLEKAYAVLDKNNISRAYFIRTDQKNCPDNE; this comes from the exons ATGTGGCGGCTGTGCTTGCTGGCTCTGATCGCGACCGCCTCGGCGCAGATCCCCTCACTAGGATGGTGCCCCGATTACCAA CCCATGGCCAACTTCAACATGAACCGATTCTTGGGCACGTGGTACGAAGCGGAGCGTTACTTCACAGTCAGCGAGCTGGGCAGCCGCTGCGTCACCACCAAGTATGAGCAGACTCCGGAGGGCAGGATCCTGGTGTCCAACGAGATCACTAACTCACT CACGGGAATGAAGCGCGTGATGGACGGGCACTTACAAGTGATCGGACGTGAGGGCGAAGGCCGCATCATCGTCAAATACTCTTCACTGCCCGTGCCCTTCGACAATGAGTTCAGCATCTTGGACACGGACTACGACAACTACGCTGTCATGTGGTCTTGCAGCGGAATCGGGCCTGTGCATACAC AAAACGCATGGGTGCTGACCCGCGACCGCCTCGCCAACATGCAAGTCATGCAGAGTGCATATGGCGTACTGGACCGCTTCAAGATCTCCCGGGCTTTCTTCCTGAAGACCAACCAGGCtgactgcaatgttctgcctgACCCGGCCGCTGACCCCATTGCGGCGAAGTCTGCTGTTGTGGATGTCGTTGCCAAGAACGTGCCTGAGATAGCGGAGAAGATTGAACATATTGTCGAG ATGTCGGTGATTAGACAAATAGCCGTGTTCCTGTGCGGATTCGTGATGCTCCGCATGTGCGAAGCGCAAGTGCCCTTCCTCGGCACGTGTCCCGACGTCGGCGTGATGGCCGATTTTAACCCCAGTCGG TACTTGGGCAAGTGGTACGAGGCGGAGCGGTACTTCGCGGTGTTTCAACTGGGCGGGCGCTGCGTCACCGCCGACTACAACGAAAAAGACAACGGCGTCATCGGCGTCGTCAACAAACAGCTCAGCAGCTT GACGGGCATAATGTCGGAGATCCAAGGCGAGGCGCACCAAGTATCGCGCTCTGACGAAGGCAAGCTGTCTGTGCGGTTCCCTTCGCTGCCCTTCGTGTTCTCAGCTCCCTACTGGGTGGTAGATTCGGATTATGATAACTACGCCGTCGTTTGGGGCTGCAATGACTTCGGAGTGTTCCACACAC GTAACGCTTGGATCCTCACCAGATCCAGAAACCCAGAGTTGTCAGTCCTCGAAAAGGCTTACGCTGTTCTGGACAAGAACAACATCAGTCGCGCTTACTTCATCAGAACCGACCAGAAAAACTGCCCTGATAATGAGTAG